Part of the Methylorubrum populi genome is shown below.
CCACTTCCTGGCCCACCGGATGCGCTGGCGCGAGGTGCCCGGCACCTTCAGTCACCATTTCCGCGACGCCGGGCTGCCCTGGCTGTTTCTCGAACCGTTCCTGCTGATGGGCGGCTTCGTCTGCGTCTACAACTACATCGGCTTCCGCCTGCTCGATCCGCCCTTCTCGTTGAGCCAGACGGCGATCGGCCTGATCTTCATCGTCTATCTCGCGGGCACCGCGAGCTCGGCCATCACCGGCCACGTCGCCGGGGTGCTGGGGCGGCGCAAGGTCCTGTGGCTGGCGATCCTGCTCGGGATCGGCGGTATCGCCCTGACGCTCGCCGACAATCTCGTCCTCATCATCGCCGGCATCGTCGTCGTCACGGTCAGCTTCTTCGGCGCGCACTCGGTCGCGTCGAGCTGGGTCGGGCGTCGGGCCTCGACCGACCGCGCGCAGGCCTCGGCGGTCTATCTCTGCATGTACTATCTCGGCTCGTCCCTGCTCGGCACGGCGGGCGGCTGGTTCTTCCTGCATTTCGGCTGGCCGGGAGTGGCGGGCTTCTTCGGCAGCCTCTACGTGGCGGCGCTCCTCATCGCCCTGCGGCTGACGCGTCTCGCGCCGCTTCCGCCCGCCGGCGGCTGAAGGGTGCGGTGAACCTGCCGGCCCACCGCGGTTGAAGTGCGGGCGGTGTGCTCGCTATCCTGCCGACAGCGAGGGAGAGCCCGGCATGCCCAACGTCAGCACCTGCCTCTGGTTCGGCAAGGACGCGGAGGCGGCCGTCCGCCTCTACGTCTCGCTCGTGCCCGATTCGCGCATCGACCACGTCCAGCGCGCGCCGGGTTCCTGGCCGGGCGGCGAGGCCGGCGAGCCGATCCTGATCGTCTTCACCCTGGGAGGGCAGACCTTCCAGGCCCTGAACGGCGGCACGCCGGCCGATTACGGTACCGCCGCGTCGATCTCGGTCACCTGCCGGGATCAGGCCGAGGTCGACCGCCTGTGGTCGGCGCTGACCGCCGAGGGCGGCGCGGAGATCGCCTGCGGCTGGCTGCGGGACCGATGGGGCGTACCCTGGCAGATCGTGCCGGAGATGCTCCCGCGCCTCCTCGCCGATCCCGATCCGGGCGTGGCCGGGCGCGTCTTCACCGCCATGCAGGGCATGGTGAAGCTCGATATCGCGGCGCTCGAACGCGCCGCCGAGGCAGGAGCGTCGCCATGACCGCAGCGCCGAGCCACGACGCCCACACGGAGAGCCAGTTCGGCCGACGCGCCGCCGACTACGTCGCGAGCGCCGTCCACGCTGCCGGAGAGGATCTCGCGGCCCTGGCCCGCTTCGGTTCCCTCCCCCACGCGGCCGTGCTCGATCTCGGCTGCGGCGGCGGCCACGTCACCTACGCGGTGGCCCCCCATGTCCGCGCCGTGACCGCCCTCGACCTGTCGCAGGCCATGCTCGACGCCGTCTCGGGAGAGGCCCAGCGGCGCGGATTGACGAATGTCGTCACCCGCCAGGCCAGTGTCGAGGCGTTGCCCTTCGCGGATGCGAGTTTCGAGTGCGTCCTCTCGCGCTACAGCGCCCATCATTGGGGCGATGTGCCCGCCGCCCTGCGGGAGGCGCACCGGGTGCTCGCGCCGGGCGGGCGCCTCGGTATCGTCGATGTCGTGCATCCGGGCTCGGCCCTCCTCGACACCCATCTTCAGGTCTGGGAGTTGCTGCGCGACCCGTCCCACGTGCGCGATTACGGCGAGGCGGAGTGGCGCCGGATGCTGGCGGAGGCCGGGTTCGTGCCGGGCGCCGTCCAGCGCTGGCGCGTGCGCATGGATTTTCCATCGTGGGTCGCGCGCATGGGCACGCCGGAGCCGAGCGTCGCGATGATCCGGGCGCTCCAGGCGGAGGCGCCCGAGCCAGTCCGGTCGCATTTCGCCATCGAGGACGACGGCAGCTTCACCCTCGACGTGATGATGATCGAAGCCGAGCCCGACGGGGTTCTCGATTAGGCCGGGTCCCCACCGAGCCGTCGCAGCGCCCGCTCCCGTCCGATGAGCGGGAGAAGCGTCGAGAGGTCCGGTCCGTGATCGAGACCGGTCAGGGCGAGGCGAAGCGGCATGAACAGGGCGCGGCCCTTGGCGCCGGTCTCGGCCTTCACCGCGTCGGTCCAGGCCTTCCACGTGCCGGCGTCGAACGGGGCGTCCGGCAGCAGGCGGGCGGCTTTGGCGATGAAATCGGGCTCGGCGATCACCGGCGTGACCGGACCCGCCACCACGCGCCACCAATCGCCGGCCTCGGAGACGCGGCCGAGATTGGCGCGCACCGCCGGCCAGAAAGCCTCGGCCTGCTCCACCGGCACGCCCAGGGCGGTAAGCCGCTCGCGCACCGCGTCGAGCGGCATCTCGTGGACGAGGCGCGCATTCATCCCGTCGAGTTCGGCCGGGTCGAACCGGGCCGGCGCCCGCGACAGGTGGGCGAGATCGACGAGGCCCGCCAACTCGTCGAGGGAAGCGATCGGGCGCACGGCCTCGGCCGAGCCGGTCAGCACCGCGAGCGAGCGCACCGCCGCGGGCTCGTAGCCGGCCGCGCGCAGGGAGCGCAGGGACAGGTGTCCGAGGCGCTTCGACAGCCCCTCCCCATCCGCCGTCGTCAGCAGGTTGTGGTGGCCGAAGACGGGCACGGCGGCGCCGAGCGCCTCGAAGAGCTGCACCTGCACGCCGGTATTCGTGACGTGATCCTCGCCGCGGATCACATGGGTGACGCCGACCTCCGCGTCGTCCACCACCGAGGGCAGCGTGTAGAGGTAGCTGCCGTCGGCGCGCACCAGAACGGGGTCGGAGAGCGAGGCGCAATCGACGTGGCTCTCGCCGCGGACGAGGTCATTCCAGGCGACGACGCGGTGATCGAGCTTGAATCGCCAGTGCGGGCGGCGGCCTTCGGCCTCGAGGGCGGTGCGGTCCGCATCGGTCAGGGCGAGCGCCGCGCGGTCGTAGATCGGCGGGAGGCCGCGGCCGAGCTGGCGCTTGCGCCGCCGCTCCAGCTCCTCCGGCGTCTCGTAGCAGGGATAGAGCCGCCCCGCCGCCTTCAGCCGCTCGGCCGCCGTGTCGTAGAGGGCGGTGCGATCGCTCTGACGGAAGAACAGGTCCGGCTCGATGCCGAGCCAGCCGAGATCCTCGGCCACGGCGGTCGCGAACTCCTCCGTCGAGCGCTCCCGGTCGGTGTCGTCGAGACGCAGCAGGAAGCGACCGGCCTCGCGACGCGCGAACAGGGCATTCAGCAGCGCCGGCCGGGCATTGCCGATATGCAGGAAGCCGGTCGGCGAGGGAGCGAAGCGGACGAGGGGAGCGGTGGCCATGACGCCGCCTTACCCAATTTTCGTGGGTCTCGCACTGTCCGCGCGCCGTCGCGGGCTCAGTTCCTCCCCTCGGCGCCGGGCCCCGTCCGGTCGGAACTGCCGAAGATCCGCTCGCGCAGCGACGCGACCCAGAGTGGCTGGCCCTCGCGACCATCGCCGACGACGACGGTCGCCGTCATGCCCGCCACCAGGGTCACCTCCGGCGGCACGTGGTCGATGCGGATGCGCACGGGCACCCGTTGGGCGAGCCGCACCCAGGTATAGACCGGATCGACGTTCGGCAGCCCTTGCGTGCTCGTGGCGGCATTGGCGGTCGAGATGCCCAGCGTCAGGCTCTCCACCGTGCCGCGCAGGGGCTCGCCGTACCCCATCAGTGCCATCTCGGCGGGTGCGCCGACGCGGATATGGGCCATCTTCGTCTCTTCGAAGTAGCCGTCGATCCAGAAGGAATCGGTGTCGATGACCCGGATGTTGGCCGTGCCGGTCTGGGCGTAGTCACCGACCCTCAGCAGCAGGTTGGTGACCCGCCCATTGACGGTCGATCGCACCTGCGTGCGCTCCAGATTCTTCCGGGCCTGCGAGAGCTGCGACCTGGCGGTCTCCAGCGCCGCCTCGGCGATCTTGGCGGTGCCGGCATATTGCTGCTTCTCCTCGACCGAGGTCGAGACGGTGGAGAGCGCGGCGCGCCGGGCCGATTGTGCCTCCTTCACCGAGAGGTCGGCCTCGCGGTTCTTGATCGCGGCCTCGGCCGAGACCACCGCCTCCTGGTAGTCGAACGGATCGATGACGTAGAGGACGTCCCCCTTCTTCACCTCTTGATTGTCGGCGACCCGCAGCTCGACGATGGTGCCGGCCACCTGCGGCGCGATGTTGACCACCTGCACGCGCACCCGTCCGTCGCGGGTCCAGGGGGCGGTCACGTAAAACTGCCAGACCACGTATGCGGCCCCGGCGGCGAAGGCGAGGACGAGGCCGGTGGCGGCGAGCCGCAGCAGGCGGCTCCAGCGCCGACGCCGTCCGGATGCCGGCTTCGTACCCGCCTGCCGTCCGGAACGCGGCTCGTCGGAGGCGGCCTCGTTGGACGTCGTCAGGTGCCGGTCGTCGGCCGGTGCGTCGTCGTCGCGCTTCACAGCAGCACCACCACGAGCGCCAGCAGGCAGACATAGATGCCGGCTTCCGCCAGCGGCGCGTTGGCGACGTAGCGTCCGAACCGAATCTTGCGGAACACGACCCGCAGCCCCACGAGCAGCGTGAAGGCGATCAGCGCGTAGGCGATGAAGGGCGAGACCAAAATCCCGCCGATGGTGAGGTCGTGCTGCATCTGCGTCGTCAGGAACTGGGGAGGGAAAGGCGCCGGAAGAAGCGTCCGTGCCGCCTGATAACGCGCGAGGCGGTGGCAAGGTCTGTCACGGCGCGGGCGAGCCGCAGGCGCACCGGACGATCCTGTTGCCTTGCCTCGCCGATCAGGGCGATCGCCGCGCGGTCGAGCTCCGCGGAGCAGGCGGAGGCGAGCGCCGCCCGCGCCTCACCGATCAGAGGAGCGAGGCGGCGGATCGCGCTCAGGTCGCGCAGTTGGGCGTGGGCGCGCGCGGCGGCGGCTTCCAACTGCGCCACGGCGAAGGCGTGGTGCAGGCTCGTCCGGCGTACCGCGCCGCTGCCCGAATTCCAGGCCGAGAACTGGAACAGTCGGTCGGCATTGAGGCTGGTACGGGTGGTGGCGTCGCCCCCCTCCCCCGCCAATGCCTCGGCCAGGTCGCGGCGGGCTTCCTCGAGGGCAAAGGCGCGGTGCTGCGAGGCCGAAATCGGCAGGACGAGGCGAATCGTCAGGAACAGGATCACGGCGGCGGCAACGACCAGCAGCGCGTTCAGGAGGAAGGTCTGCGGATCGTAGGATTGCGGGTTCTCCGGCGCCATCAGCGCCGGCGTGAACACGAGGGTGATGAAGCCGATGGTGAAGCTCGGCGGGTGGAGCGAGACGAGACAGCCGAAGAAGACCACGGGCGCCATGGCGATCGCGAGGAGCGGGAAGCCCTGGTTTCCGTTGAGCATCACGAACAGGACGAACCCGGCGCAGAGTGCGGCGAGCGGCATCCCGATCAGCACCCCTTGCGCGAATTTGCGCGGGTCGGGCGTCACCGAGGACAGGGAACAGGTCGCCGCCACTTGTACCAGGGCGAAGGAGGATTGCGGCAGCCCGAGCAGGATGAAGAGCCCTGCCGCGAGGCCAAAAGCGATCATCACGCGCAGCGCCGCCCGCAGCGCGACTTGGAAGTCGCGATGAGTCGGCAGGGCGATGTCGCGCAGCGGCTGGTGGCCGTCCGCGAGAGCGCGCACGCCGTCCTCGGCGAAGGTCGCGGCATTGACGACATCGAGCGCGCGTTGGACCACCACGATCTCGTCCAGGGAGGCGCCCGGATCGCGCATCGCCTCGTCTAAGCGGTCACGCAGCCTGTCACCGTCGCGGGCGAGCGCCTCGGCGCGGGGCCCGTCGCCTTCCGCGACCGAGCCCAGGGCGAGCGCCTGTGCCTCCCGCGCCCGCGATCCGGGTCCGTCGATCCGCGCCATCGCTGCCGCCAGCGCCCGGCTGGCCGCGGCAAGGACGTAGAGCGCGGCGATGGCGCTGCGGGCGCCCGCGGCCCGGTGGATGCCGTCATCGAGTTCGCCGGCGATGGCGCTCGCATCCGCCCGCATCGGCGCGACCTGCCGGATCAGCGCGGCGCTGCGCTCCGGGCCGAGGTCGCCCCGTGTCAGGCTCTCGCGGGCGAAGGCCCGGGCCGCCGCATGGGCCGCGGCGAGGCGGGGGAGCAGGGATTGCCACGTGCTCGGCGAGGCGAGCGCATCGTTGATGAAGGTGATCGCGACGATGCCGACGGCAATCGCGGCGACCCGGCCGATGGCGGCGTCGAAGACCGTCTGCGGCGCGTCGATATGCGCGATCGCGACGATCGCCACGGTGTAGCCGGACAGCATCGCCCCGTAGGCGCGGGTGTCCTGCAGGAACTGCGCGACGAAGACGCACAGGCCCAGCCAGCAGGCGAAGCTGAGGAGCAGGAGCACGCGATCCTGCCCGAACAGCTCCATCAGGGCGATGCCGACGATGCCGCCGATGACGGTGCCGAGGAAGCGGTAGCCGGCCTTCGAGAGGGCTTGGCCGCGCTTCGGCTGGGCCAGGATCGCCACGCAGACGGCGGCGGAGGAGGCGCTGTCGAGCTGGAGCCAGAACGCGGCGTAGAGCGCCAGCATCATGGCGAGCCAGATCCGGAGGGCGAAGGCCCAGGCGGCGGGCTTGGGGACCCAGCAGTCGAGGCTGTCGAGCAGGCGCTCGCCCGGACCCGCTCCGCCGGCCCGCCGCGCCGCCCCGCTCACCTCGCCGCCCCGATCCCCGGCTGCAGAGCCTGCCCCGCATCCCGGGCGAGGCGCGCGACCCGCAACTGCCACAGGCACAGCAGCGGCGTGACCACGAGTTCGAGGGCGAGCGCGGCGAGCATGGTCAGCGACGGCACCCCTGTGAGGTAGAGGCCGAGCAGCCGCGCCAGCCCGCCGAGCACCACGACGAGGGTGAGGAAGCGGAACAGCCTCGACTTGTCCTCGATCCCCGGCACGCAGGTGAAGAACAGGATGCCGATGCCGGTCAGCAGGCCGGACAGGTAGCGGAAGTGGCTGTCGGCCGAGACGTTGACCGGTGTGCCGCCGCCGAGGCCGTCGATACCGAACAACACGCCGTAGAGTCCCGCGAGGACCGGCACGATCGCGGCGACCGCCACCGTGCGCTGCAGGATGCGGCGTTCACGCTCCATGTCTGTGAGACTTTCCGTCGTCGCTTCGTTTCGCGCCCGGCCGGAGCCGGGTCACGGCTTCGGCGCGGCGCGTGTCAGAACGCATCGGCGGGGCAACACGCCCGCCGCCATTCGGTTCACCGGCGGACTGTCCCGGTAGCGGCGCGAGCGATCATCGTCGCCCCGTCAGGCCTTCTGCTCCTTCAGGCGCTTGACGCACTTGCTGTAGTATTGCGGCCATTTCGGCCCCTGGGACGCCTTCTCGGTTGCCGAGAGCGCGCGCCATTCGGCGCCGCACTTCTTCTGCCGATCGCGGGCGGCGGACTGGGCCACGCTCGGCTCTTTTGCCGTCTCCTTGGCGGCCGGCGCGCTCCAGGCCTCCTTGGCCGTGACGGCCTGAGCCAGGAATAGCGGCGCAGCCAACGCGGCCGCGGCGAGGAGACGAGAGAGCATCGGGCAACTCCGGTGGGACGGATTCGGCAGCGTCGCCGTAGGCCGCATCACAGCCGCATCGGCGGACAAAGAGCAAGCGTCCTCTGCAACTTGCGCACGATTGCCCCGGTTTTGTATCGGCCCGATCGCCGGCATCCGCCCCGGGGGTTCGGGCTTCGGCTCACGCTTCGGCTGCGCCCGGCGCTTCCGGTCGCGATCCCGCGCGCGGGGAGAGCTTGGCCTTTGGCTTGAGCCATCGAGCCGTTCCGCGCTACCTCATGGGTCGAGGATGGGCGCGGGCCCGCTTTCCCGGGATGCCAGCATGGCGGTCACGACGGCGCAGCCGATCGAACTCTACACCTGGAGCACGCCGAACGGGTGGAAGATCCCGATCATGCTCGAAGAGTGCGGCCTGCCCTATCGGGTCGTGCCGGTGAATATCGGCAAGGGCGAGCAGATGGCACCCGATTTCCTCGCCATCTCGCCCAACAACAAGATCCCGGCCATTGTCGATCCGGACGGCCCGGGCGGCGCGCCGATCTCGGTGTTCGAGTCGGGTGCCATCTTGCAATATCTCGGTCGCAAGACCGGCTGCCTCTACCCGAGCGACGAGCGCGCACGAACGGCGGTCGACGAGTGGCTGTTCTGGCAGGTCGGCGGTCTCGGCCCGATGCTGGGGCAAGCGCATCATTTCCGCATCTACGCGCAGGACAAGATCCCCTACGCCATCGAGCGCTTCACGGAGGAGGCCAAGCGTCTCTACGGCGTCCTCGACCGGCGGCTCGCCACGCATGAATATCTCGCCGATGCCTACTCGATCGCCGACATCGCCGCGCTGACCTGAGCGAAGTTCCACGGCAAG
Proteins encoded:
- a CDS encoding MFS transporter, which translates into the protein MADDSDRFIEAGTPTFRRATLALFAAGFSTFAVLYGVQPLLPVFHDTFAVSPAESSLALSLPCATLAVSLLIVSPLSEVWGRKRVMAASLFASALLTIGAVLMPSWHGFLVLRALTGIAASGLPAVAMAYLSEEMHGRAIGLSMGLLIGGNALGGMVGRLLAGVIADHASWRWGLGVIGVLALFAALAFQFALPASRHFLAHRMRWREVPGTFSHHFRDAGLPWLFLEPFLLMGGFVCVYNYIGFRLLDPPFSLSQTAIGLIFIVYLAGTASSAITGHVAGVLGRRKVLWLAILLGIGGIALTLADNLVLIIAGIVVVTVSFFGAHSVASSWVGRRASTDRAQASAVYLCMYYLGSSLLGTAGGWFFLHFGWPGVAGFFGSLYVAALLIALRLTRLAPLPPAGG
- a CDS encoding DUF4345 domain-containing protein, with translation MERERRILQRTVAVAAIVPVLAGLYGVLFGIDGLGGGTPVNVSADSHFRYLSGLLTGIGILFFTCVPGIEDKSRLFRFLTLVVVLGGLARLLGLYLTGVPSLTMLAALALELVVTPLLCLWQLRVARLARDAGQALQPGIGAAR
- a CDS encoding VOC family protein, yielding MPNVSTCLWFGKDAEAAVRLYVSLVPDSRIDHVQRAPGSWPGGEAGEPILIVFTLGGQTFQALNGGTPADYGTAASISVTCRDQAEVDRLWSALTAEGGAEIACGWLRDRWGVPWQIVPEMLPRLLADPDPGVAGRVFTAMQGMVKLDIAALERAAEAGASP
- a CDS encoding FUSC family protein; the protein is MSGAARRAGGAGPGERLLDSLDCWVPKPAAWAFALRIWLAMMLALYAAFWLQLDSASSAAVCVAILAQPKRGQALSKAGYRFLGTVIGGIVGIALMELFGQDRVLLLLSFACWLGLCVFVAQFLQDTRAYGAMLSGYTVAIVAIAHIDAPQTVFDAAIGRVAAIAVGIVAITFINDALASPSTWQSLLPRLAAAHAAARAFARESLTRGDLGPERSAALIRQVAPMRADASAIAGELDDGIHRAAGARSAIAALYVLAAASRALAAAMARIDGPGSRAREAQALALGSVAEGDGPRAEALARDGDRLRDRLDEAMRDPGASLDEIVVVQRALDVVNAATFAEDGVRALADGHQPLRDIALPTHRDFQVALRAALRVMIAFGLAAGLFILLGLPQSSFALVQVAATCSLSSVTPDPRKFAQGVLIGMPLAALCAGFVLFVMLNGNQGFPLLAIAMAPVVFFGCLVSLHPPSFTIGFITLVFTPALMAPENPQSYDPQTFLLNALLVVAAAVILFLTIRLVLPISASQHRAFALEEARRDLAEALAGEGGDATTRTSLNADRLFQFSAWNSGSGAVRRTSLHHAFAVAQLEAAAARAHAQLRDLSAIRRLAPLIGEARAALASACSAELDRAAIALIGEARQQDRPVRLRLARAVTDLATASRVIRRHGRFFRRLSLPSS
- a CDS encoding class I SAM-dependent methyltransferase, with protein sequence MTAAPSHDAHTESQFGRRAADYVASAVHAAGEDLAALARFGSLPHAAVLDLGCGGGHVTYAVAPHVRAVTALDLSQAMLDAVSGEAQRRGLTNVVTRQASVEALPFADASFECVLSRYSAHHWGDVPAALREAHRVLAPGGRLGIVDVVHPGSALLDTHLQVWELLRDPSHVRDYGEAEWRRMLAEAGFVPGAVQRWRVRMDFPSWVARMGTPEPSVAMIRALQAEAPEPVRSHFAIEDDGSFTLDVMMIEAEPDGVLD
- a CDS encoding DUF1656 domain-containing protein is translated as MQHDLTIGGILVSPFIAYALIAFTLLVGLRVVFRKIRFGRYVANAPLAEAGIYVCLLALVVVLL
- the gltX gene encoding glutamate--tRNA ligase — its product is MATAPLVRFAPSPTGFLHIGNARPALLNALFARREAGRFLLRLDDTDRERSTEEFATAVAEDLGWLGIEPDLFFRQSDRTALYDTAAERLKAAGRLYPCYETPEELERRRKRQLGRGLPPIYDRAALALTDADRTALEAEGRRPHWRFKLDHRVVAWNDLVRGESHVDCASLSDPVLVRADGSYLYTLPSVVDDAEVGVTHVIRGEDHVTNTGVQVQLFEALGAAVPVFGHHNLLTTADGEGLSKRLGHLSLRSLRAAGYEPAAVRSLAVLTGSAEAVRPIASLDELAGLVDLAHLSRAPARFDPAELDGMNARLVHEMPLDAVRERLTALGVPVEQAEAFWPAVRANLGRVSEAGDWWRVVAGPVTPVIAEPDFIAKAARLLPDAPFDAGTWKAWTDAVKAETGAKGRALFMPLRLALTGLDHGPDLSTLLPLIGRERALRRLGGDPA
- a CDS encoding efflux RND transporter periplasmic adaptor subunit, whose product is MKRDDDAPADDRHLTTSNEAASDEPRSGRQAGTKPASGRRRRWSRLLRLAATGLVLAFAAGAAYVVWQFYVTAPWTRDGRVRVQVVNIAPQVAGTIVELRVADNQEVKKGDVLYVIDPFDYQEAVVSAEAAIKNREADLSVKEAQSARRAALSTVSTSVEEKQQYAGTAKIAEAALETARSQLSQARKNLERTQVRSTVNGRVTNLLLRVGDYAQTGTANIRVIDTDSFWIDGYFEETKMAHIRVGAPAEMALMGYGEPLRGTVESLTLGISTANAATSTQGLPNVDPVYTWVRLAQRVPVRIRIDHVPPEVTLVAGMTATVVVGDGREGQPLWVASLRERIFGSSDRTGPGAEGRN